In one window of Brassica rapa cultivar Chiifu-401-42 chromosome A07, CAAS_Brap_v3.01, whole genome shotgun sequence DNA:
- the LOC103828795 gene encoding uncharacterized protein LOC103828795 translates to MAKSMRCKRVKRLRAIRREIVEKESFTLTRDDAKSAAIEAALAAPKLPVRQPPPSPFMEVASSTTESASASDVEMDGEKHNKSLKPIGRKLKKKFKMGMKNRRSKGFLRGKRV, encoded by the exons ATGGCGAAATCTATGAGATGCAAGAGGGTGAAGAGATTGAGAGCTATCAGAAGAGAAATAGTGGAGAAGGAATCTTTCACCCTAACGAGAGACGACGCCAAATCCGCCGCCATCGAAGCCGCACTCGCCGCCCCCAAGTTACCGGTTCGTCAACCACCACCTTCTCCGTTCATGGAAGTTGCCTCGTCTACCACCGAGTCCGCCTCTGCCTCCG ATGTGGAAATGGATGGTGAGAAGCATAACAAGTCTCTAAAACCCATCGGGAGGAAGCTGAAGAAGAAGTTTAAGATGGGGATGAAGAATCGTCGCAGCAAAGGTTTCCTTCGAGGCAAGCGTGTCTAA
- the LOC103828792 gene encoding GTP-binding protein ERG isoform X3: MKAFRSLRILISISRTATPFSKTHLPQSFIRRSYSAQANLDEPTSVNGDSVFDSSQYSIEDPVKKPKQQPNWDKGYRERVERELFPQEKQSSEKKDRSRILAKALLEAALESADDELGDGEVREEDQKSLNVGIIGPPNAGKSSLTNFMVGTKVAAASRKTNTTTHEVLGVLTKGDTQVCFFDTPGLMLKKSGYGYTDIKARVQNAWTSVDLFDVLIVMFDVHRHLTCPDSRVVRLITYMGEEANPKQKRILCMNKVDLVEKKKDLLKVAEEFQNLPAYERHFMISGLKGSGVKDLSQYLIDQAVKKPWEEDPFTMSEEVMKNISLEVVRERLLDHVHQEVPYGVEHRLVDWREQRDGSLRIEQHLITPKLSQRKILVGKSGSKIGRIGIEANEELRRIMNRKVHLILKVLLK, encoded by the exons atgaaagcttTTAGATCTCTACGAATTCTAATCTCCATCTCACGAACGGCGACACCTTTCAGTAAAACCCATCTTCCTCAGAGCTTCATCCGCCGGTCTTACTCGGCGCAGGCGAATCTAGACGAACCCACTTCCGTCAACGGAGACTCTGTTTTCGATAGCAGTCAGTACTCAATCGAAGACCCCGTGAAGAAGCCCAAACAACAACCCAATTGGGATAAAGGGTACAGAGAAAGAGTAGAGAGAGAGCTGTTCCCACAAGAGAAACAGAGTTCCGAAAAGAAGGATCGGTCAAGGATTCTCGCAAAGGCTCTCCTTGAGGCGGCGCTTGAGTCGGCTGATGACGAACTCGGTGATGGCGAGGTTCGAGAAGAAGACCAGAAGTCTCTTAACGTCGGAATCATCGGCCCACCAAACGCCGGCAAATCTTCCCTCACTAACTTCATG GTTGGAACAAAGGTTGCAGCTGCTTCACGGAAGACCAACACGACGACCCATGAAGTGTTGGGAGTGTTGACAAAAGGGGATACACAAGTT TGTTTCTTTGATACTCCTGGTTTAATGCTGAAGAAAAGCGGGTATGGTTACACAGACATCAAGGCTCGTGTGCAAAATGCTTGGACCTCCGTTGATCTATTTGATGTCCTCATTGTTATGTTTGATGTCCACAGGCATCTCACCTG TCCGGATTCAAGAGTTGTACGCTTGATTACATACATGGGAGAGGAAGCAAATCCGAAACAAAAGCGCATTTTATGTATGAACAAAGTTGATTTAgttgagaagaagaaagatctgTTAAAGGTTGCTGAGGAGTTCCAAAATCTCCCGGCATATGAAAG GCACTTCATGATATCAGGACTTAAGGGATCTGGAGTCAAAGATCTCAGCCAATATTTAATAGACCAGGCAGTAAAAAAGCCATGGGAGGAAGATCCATTCACAATGAGTGAAGAAGTGATGAAGAACATCTCTCTTGAAGTTGTTAGGGAGAGATTACTAGACCATGTTCATCAG GAAGTACCATATGGGGTGGAGCACCGTCTAGTGGACTGGAGAGAGCAGCGAGACGGGTCTCTGAGGATCGAACAGCATCTTATCACTCCTAAACTTAGCCAACGCAAGATTCTTGTGGGGAAGAGCGGTTCCAAGATCGG GAGGATAGGAATAGAGGCTAATGAAGAACTCAGGAGAATAATGAATCGTAAAGTTCATCTCATCCTCAAGGTATTGCTCAAGTGA
- the LOC103828792 gene encoding GTP-binding protein ERG isoform X1: protein MKAFRSLRILISISRTATPFSKTHLPQSFIRRSYSAQANLDEPTSVNGDSVFDSSQYSIEDPVKKPKQQPNWDKGYRERVERELFPQEKQSSEKKDRSRILAKALLEAALESADDELGDGEVREEDQKSLNVGIIGPPNAGKSSLTNFMVGTKVAAASRKTNTTTHEVLGVLTKGDTQVCFFDTPGLMLKKSGYGYTDIKARVQNAWTSVDLFDVLIVMFDVHRHLTCPDSRVVRLITYMGEEANPKQKRILCMNKVDLVEKKKDLLKVAEEFQNLPAYERHFMISGLKGSGVKDLSQYLIDQAVKKPWEEDPFTMSEEVMKNISLEVVRERLLDHVHQEVPYGVEHRLVDWREQRDGSLRIEQHLITPKLSQRKILVGKSGSKIGRIGIEANEELRRIMNRKVHLILKEVEVLTDRVREG from the exons atgaaagcttTTAGATCTCTACGAATTCTAATCTCCATCTCACGAACGGCGACACCTTTCAGTAAAACCCATCTTCCTCAGAGCTTCATCCGCCGGTCTTACTCGGCGCAGGCGAATCTAGACGAACCCACTTCCGTCAACGGAGACTCTGTTTTCGATAGCAGTCAGTACTCAATCGAAGACCCCGTGAAGAAGCCCAAACAACAACCCAATTGGGATAAAGGGTACAGAGAAAGAGTAGAGAGAGAGCTGTTCCCACAAGAGAAACAGAGTTCCGAAAAGAAGGATCGGTCAAGGATTCTCGCAAAGGCTCTCCTTGAGGCGGCGCTTGAGTCGGCTGATGACGAACTCGGTGATGGCGAGGTTCGAGAAGAAGACCAGAAGTCTCTTAACGTCGGAATCATCGGCCCACCAAACGCCGGCAAATCTTCCCTCACTAACTTCATG GTTGGAACAAAGGTTGCAGCTGCTTCACGGAAGACCAACACGACGACCCATGAAGTGTTGGGAGTGTTGACAAAAGGGGATACACAAGTT TGTTTCTTTGATACTCCTGGTTTAATGCTGAAGAAAAGCGGGTATGGTTACACAGACATCAAGGCTCGTGTGCAAAATGCTTGGACCTCCGTTGATCTATTTGATGTCCTCATTGTTATGTTTGATGTCCACAGGCATCTCACCTG TCCGGATTCAAGAGTTGTACGCTTGATTACATACATGGGAGAGGAAGCAAATCCGAAACAAAAGCGCATTTTATGTATGAACAAAGTTGATTTAgttgagaagaagaaagatctgTTAAAGGTTGCTGAGGAGTTCCAAAATCTCCCGGCATATGAAAG GCACTTCATGATATCAGGACTTAAGGGATCTGGAGTCAAAGATCTCAGCCAATATTTAATAGACCAGGCAGTAAAAAAGCCATGGGAGGAAGATCCATTCACAATGAGTGAAGAAGTGATGAAGAACATCTCTCTTGAAGTTGTTAGGGAGAGATTACTAGACCATGTTCATCAG GAAGTACCATATGGGGTGGAGCACCGTCTAGTGGACTGGAGAGAGCAGCGAGACGGGTCTCTGAGGATCGAACAGCATCTTATCACTCCTAAACTTAGCCAACGCAAGATTCTTGTGGGGAAGAGCGGTTCCAAGATCGG GAGGATAGGAATAGAGGCTAATGAAGAACTCAGGAGAATAATGAATCGTAAAGTTCATCTCATCCTCAAG GAAGTTGAAGTGTTGACTGATCGTGTCCGAGAAGGCTAA
- the LOC103828792 gene encoding GTP-binding protein ERG isoform X2: MKAFRSLRILISISRTATPFSKTHLPQSFIRRSYSAQANLDEPTSVNGDSVFDSSQYSIEDPVKKPKQQPNWDKGYRERVERELFPQEKQSSEKKDRSRILAKALLEAALESADDELGDGEVREEDQKSLNVGIIGPPNAGKSSLTNFMVGTKVAAASRKTNTTTHEVLGVLTKGDTQCFFDTPGLMLKKSGYGYTDIKARVQNAWTSVDLFDVLIVMFDVHRHLTCPDSRVVRLITYMGEEANPKQKRILCMNKVDLVEKKKDLLKVAEEFQNLPAYERHFMISGLKGSGVKDLSQYLIDQAVKKPWEEDPFTMSEEVMKNISLEVVRERLLDHVHQEVPYGVEHRLVDWREQRDGSLRIEQHLITPKLSQRKILVGKSGSKIGRIGIEANEELRRIMNRKVHLILKEVEVLTDRVREG; encoded by the exons atgaaagcttTTAGATCTCTACGAATTCTAATCTCCATCTCACGAACGGCGACACCTTTCAGTAAAACCCATCTTCCTCAGAGCTTCATCCGCCGGTCTTACTCGGCGCAGGCGAATCTAGACGAACCCACTTCCGTCAACGGAGACTCTGTTTTCGATAGCAGTCAGTACTCAATCGAAGACCCCGTGAAGAAGCCCAAACAACAACCCAATTGGGATAAAGGGTACAGAGAAAGAGTAGAGAGAGAGCTGTTCCCACAAGAGAAACAGAGTTCCGAAAAGAAGGATCGGTCAAGGATTCTCGCAAAGGCTCTCCTTGAGGCGGCGCTTGAGTCGGCTGATGACGAACTCGGTGATGGCGAGGTTCGAGAAGAAGACCAGAAGTCTCTTAACGTCGGAATCATCGGCCCACCAAACGCCGGCAAATCTTCCCTCACTAACTTCATG GTTGGAACAAAGGTTGCAGCTGCTTCACGGAAGACCAACACGACGACCCATGAAGTGTTGGGAGTGTTGACAAAAGGGGATACACAA TGTTTCTTTGATACTCCTGGTTTAATGCTGAAGAAAAGCGGGTATGGTTACACAGACATCAAGGCTCGTGTGCAAAATGCTTGGACCTCCGTTGATCTATTTGATGTCCTCATTGTTATGTTTGATGTCCACAGGCATCTCACCTG TCCGGATTCAAGAGTTGTACGCTTGATTACATACATGGGAGAGGAAGCAAATCCGAAACAAAAGCGCATTTTATGTATGAACAAAGTTGATTTAgttgagaagaagaaagatctgTTAAAGGTTGCTGAGGAGTTCCAAAATCTCCCGGCATATGAAAG GCACTTCATGATATCAGGACTTAAGGGATCTGGAGTCAAAGATCTCAGCCAATATTTAATAGACCAGGCAGTAAAAAAGCCATGGGAGGAAGATCCATTCACAATGAGTGAAGAAGTGATGAAGAACATCTCTCTTGAAGTTGTTAGGGAGAGATTACTAGACCATGTTCATCAG GAAGTACCATATGGGGTGGAGCACCGTCTAGTGGACTGGAGAGAGCAGCGAGACGGGTCTCTGAGGATCGAACAGCATCTTATCACTCCTAAACTTAGCCAACGCAAGATTCTTGTGGGGAAGAGCGGTTCCAAGATCGG GAGGATAGGAATAGAGGCTAATGAAGAACTCAGGAGAATAATGAATCGTAAAGTTCATCTCATCCTCAAG GAAGTTGAAGTGTTGACTGATCGTGTCCGAGAAGGCTAA